Below is a genomic region from Verrucomicrobiota bacterium JB022.
GCGCGCAGCCCGGGGACGATCTCCCCCGAAACGCCGAAATTCCAGACGGCTTCCGACTTCTCTTCGTAGATGGTCTTCAAGTCGGTATCGAGCCGCACCACATCGTATTCGAAGGTGGCGTAGCGAAAGCCCTGCAGGAACATCAGCTTGTCGTCGAGGGCCGTCCAGGTGTTGTTGAACGAGATGCCCGTCTGCACCGATTCCAGGCTCTGGTCGAGCCGGATGGCGACGAAGTCTGCCGGTGTGCCCAGGTCGAAAGGGGCCGGATTGTCGATGTCGAGGCGGGCGAGGCTGCTCGGGCTCTGGCGTTTTTCGAGACGGTCCTGATCGGTGTAGTAATACTCGAAACCGAGCATCGAAGTGTGCTTGAGCCCGAAATATTCGAACTCGCCATAGAGGTAGGCCTGCGGATCGAGATCGTAGCTGTAGGAGTCGAGGTAGTCCGGCACCATCTGGATGGTGCGGCGCCCATCGGCACCCTGCGTCACGACCGAGGAACCGGCGATCTTCATGTGCTCGAGGTCTTGGGCGCGCCAATAAAAGCCCAGCTTGAGACTCAGGATTTCATTGAGCTGCGCCTCATAGTCGAGGTTGCCTTGCCACTGCATGACGTCCTGGAAGGCGTCAGGGCCGTTCTTGTTGAACGAGCGGTCCACATCCCAGAGAATGTGGGTGCGGTCGGCCGAAAAGTAGACTGGGTTGGTGGCAGGCGTGGAAGAGGTGTCCACATACTGCGAATCCAGCGTCAGGGTCGACTTCTTGGTCGGCTTCCAGCGGTAGTTGCCGCCGAGCACGTAGCGCTCGCGGTCGGCATAGTCGAAGCGGCTGCCATAGTTTTCGTAGACGGCGCCCAGACGCAGGCCCATCGTCCGGTTCTCGTTCAGGGGGCCACTGTAGAGCGCTTCGGTACGGAAGCGGTCGTAGGAGCCAAAGCGCAGCTTGGTCATCACAGTAGGCCTGGCTGCGGGCGTGGGCGTAATGATGTTGATGGTGCCACCCGGCTCGATCGTGCCCGAGAAGACCGACGATGGCCCCTTGATGACTTCGATGCGGCTCATGAAGAGCGTATCGGGCACGCCAAAGGAGCGGTATCCGTTGCGGTAGGTGGTGAAGGTGGTGTAGCCGCG
It encodes:
- a CDS encoding TonB-dependent receptor translates to MCNPHRWLSLLALSLATLTPAYAQDTADEETDGTVYELSPFTVTVAEDELYATNVLSGTRFNTNMLELPKAVDVLTSEFIRDTDSTELADVIEYSPSVSRQDSGTPDDITGSSFAVRGYTTFTTYRNGYRSFGVPDTLFMSRIEVIKGPSSVFSGTIEPGGTINIITPTPAARPTVMTKLRFGSYDRFRTEALYSGPLNENRTMGLRLGAVYENYGSRFDYADRERYVLGGNYRWKPTKKSTLTLDSQYVDTSSTPATNPVYFSADRTHILWDVDRSFNKNGPDAFQDVMQWQGNLDYEAQLNEILSLKLGFYWRAQDLEHMKIAGSSVVTQGADGRRTIQMVPDYLDSYSYDLDPQAYLYGEFEYFGLKHTSMLGFEYYYTDQDRLEKRQSPSSLARLDIDNPAPFDLGTPADFVAIRLDQSLESVQTGISFNNTWTALDDKLMFLQGFRYATFEYDVVRLDTDLKTIYEEKSEAVWNFGVSGEIVPGLRAFVSYAESYLPQRTFTYDGDLFDPITGSGWDCGIKYSLWNNRVSGSILGYSITRGNTPQDDPEHPGYSIQSGEDESTGVEFSLQGKITEAWSSMLGYAYTETQITSDDARPQNIGTRRSGIPEHQFSVWNRYRFLDGPLQGLKASFGWVYVGERRGNDAFADLEGMRLPSYSRFDVAFIYGIKGEQVDWNFAFSVKNILDKDYLLSTSGWGEGRTYNGTISMTF